In the Danio rerio strain Tuebingen ecotype United States chromosome 8, GRCz12tu, whole genome shotgun sequence genome, one interval contains:
- the tas2r202 gene encoding taste receptor, type 2, member 202 isoform X1, which translates to MKCRSFRWSHLIIMLSTQDKLVAWLLIGVLAILTIFFNMYLLLVNYRSYRKKHKLNPADFIITAIAIASISQQVLTYSWQTMDVIDTVCQISLVEAILLVLVFSVKLIIFWSTAFLTFYYGTKLVVEPVHCYTRIQEAIVKHVHIVLTVIVVSGFANCVPLLSVLTYYNGTTELGDCGSIMPSDTPGLVYVFYYVVISDIIPGIVMFKCSISISYHLAKHLLDMKASSNGTHGPKLGTQMRVIKMTLSLVFVYSCFVVVDIYTQTTVVLMRQNTLALIMLFASIYTTVSAFVLIYGKKSYWKELIASYNLFLDEYPCLNKMKVEEVKHEPHEHSHGH; encoded by the coding sequence ACCTCATCATCATGCTGTCGACTCAAGACAAACTGGTGGCCTGGCTGCTGATCGGCGTACTGGCGATCCTGACCATCTTCTTCAACATGTATCTGCTTCTAGTCAACTATAGAAGCTACAGAAAAAAGCACAAGCTGAACCCGGCAGACTTCATTATTACAGCAATCGCCATTGCCAGCATCTCCCAGCAGGTCCTGACGTACTCCTGGCAGACCATGGATGTGATCGACACCGTTTGCCAAATCAGTCTGGTGGAGGCCATATTGTTAGTCCTCGTTTTCAGTGTGAAGCTCATCATATTCTGGAGCACGGCCTTTCTGACTTTTTACTATGGCACGAAATTAGTTGTTGAGCCCGTTCATTGTTACACAAGAATCCAAGAAGCCATTGTGAAACACGTCCACATTGTGTTGACGGTGATAGTTGTGAGTGGCTTTGCGAATTGCGTTCCCTTATTGAGTGTGTTGACGTATTACAATGGCACCACCGAATTGGGCGATTGTGGGTCTATAATGCCAAGCGATACGCCTGGGCTTGTCTACGTCTTCTATTACGTTGTAATTTCTGACATCATTCCGGGAATCGTTATGTTCAAATGCAGCATTTCTATATCGTATCACTTGGCGAAGCATCTTCTGGACATGAAGGCGAGCAGCAATGGCACTCACGGGCCTAAACTCGGCACTCAGATGCGGGTGATCAAGATGACGCTCAGTTTGGTGTTCGTTTACAGCTGTTTTGTTGTTGTGGACATTTACACGCAGACCACGGTGGTGTTGATGCGGCAGAACACACTGGCTTTGATTATGCTGTTCGCCAGTATTTACACCACAGTCAGTGCGTTCGTGCTGATTTATGGGAAGAAAAGCTACTGGAAGGAGTTGATCGCCTCTTATAACCTCTTTTTAGACGAGTATCCTTGTTTGAATAAAATGAAGGTCGAGGAGGTCAAACATGAGCCGCATGAACACAGTCACGGGCACTAA
- the tas2r202 gene encoding taste receptor, type 2, member 202 isoform X2, which yields MLSTQDKLVAWLLIGVLAILTIFFNMYLLLVNYRSYRKKHKLNPADFIITAIAIASISQQVLTYSWQTMDVIDTVCQISLVEAILLVLVFSVKLIIFWSTAFLTFYYGTKLVVEPVHCYTRIQEAIVKHVHIVLTVIVVSGFANCVPLLSVLTYYNGTTELGDCGSIMPSDTPGLVYVFYYVVISDIIPGIVMFKCSISISYHLAKHLLDMKASSNGTHGPKLGTQMRVIKMTLSLVFVYSCFVVVDIYTQTTVVLMRQNTLALIMLFASIYTTVSAFVLIYGKKSYWKELIASYNLFLDEYPCLNKMKVEEVKHEPHEHSHGH from the coding sequence ATGCTGTCGACTCAAGACAAACTGGTGGCCTGGCTGCTGATCGGCGTACTGGCGATCCTGACCATCTTCTTCAACATGTATCTGCTTCTAGTCAACTATAGAAGCTACAGAAAAAAGCACAAGCTGAACCCGGCAGACTTCATTATTACAGCAATCGCCATTGCCAGCATCTCCCAGCAGGTCCTGACGTACTCCTGGCAGACCATGGATGTGATCGACACCGTTTGCCAAATCAGTCTGGTGGAGGCCATATTGTTAGTCCTCGTTTTCAGTGTGAAGCTCATCATATTCTGGAGCACGGCCTTTCTGACTTTTTACTATGGCACGAAATTAGTTGTTGAGCCCGTTCATTGTTACACAAGAATCCAAGAAGCCATTGTGAAACACGTCCACATTGTGTTGACGGTGATAGTTGTGAGTGGCTTTGCGAATTGCGTTCCCTTATTGAGTGTGTTGACGTATTACAATGGCACCACCGAATTGGGCGATTGTGGGTCTATAATGCCAAGCGATACGCCTGGGCTTGTCTACGTCTTCTATTACGTTGTAATTTCTGACATCATTCCGGGAATCGTTATGTTCAAATGCAGCATTTCTATATCGTATCACTTGGCGAAGCATCTTCTGGACATGAAGGCGAGCAGCAATGGCACTCACGGGCCTAAACTCGGCACTCAGATGCGGGTGATCAAGATGACGCTCAGTTTGGTGTTCGTTTACAGCTGTTTTGTTGTTGTGGACATTTACACGCAGACCACGGTGGTGTTGATGCGGCAGAACACACTGGCTTTGATTATGCTGTTCGCCAGTATTTACACCACAGTCAGTGCGTTCGTGCTGATTTATGGGAAGAAAAGCTACTGGAAGGAGTTGATCGCCTCTTATAACCTCTTTTTAGACGAGTATCCTTGTTTGAATAAAATGAAGGTCGAGGAGGTCAAACATGAGCCGCATGAACACAGTCACGGGCACTAA